One region of Primulina tabacum isolate GXHZ01 chromosome 17, ASM2559414v2, whole genome shotgun sequence genomic DNA includes:
- the LOC142530822 gene encoding auxin-responsive protein IAA9-like encodes MSPPLLGSEDQSHCNVSLMASSASTESISQNGLGLKERNYLGLTDCSSVDSSAVSDVTQETKKNLTLKATELRLGLPGSQSPERDSDINLTSMGKLDEKQLFPLVPSKDGVCSLSQKIVVSGSKRGFCDTANELSESKSSLFGVGNWMFNPAGSDSGHSKLAGNTGTNVMPDIPAKTSKECNKKVIDSNTNSAPAAKAQVVGWPPIRSYRKNTLTTTSKNNDEVDGKPGPGALFVKVSMATAPYLRKVDLRTYSSYQELSTGLEKMFGCFTIGQCGSNGTPSKEMLNESKLKDLLHGPDYVLTYEDKDGDWMLVGDVPWEMFIISCKRLKIMKGSDAIGLAPRTMEKSKSPN; translated from the exons ATGTCTCCACCATTGTTGGGCAGTGAGGATCAAAGTCATTGTAATGTTTCTTTGATGGCTTCTTCAGCATCAACTGAATCTATCTCTCAGAATGGCCTGGGGTTGAAAGAGCGCAATTACCTGGGACTGACTGATTGTTCCTCGGTGGACAGCTCTGCAGTTTCTGATGTAACCCAGGAAACCAAGAAGAATTTAACTCTGAAGGCGACAGAATTGAGGCTTGGTCTTCCTGGATCACAATCCCCCGAACGAGATTCAGACATTAACCTGACCAGCATGGGGAAGCTTGATGAAAAGCAATTATTTCCTTTAGTTCCGTCGAAGGATGGGGTCTGCTCATTGTCACAAAAAATAGTTGTTTCTGGGAGTAAAAGAGGATTCTGTGACACTGCCAATGAATTATCAGAATCGAAAAGTTCCTTGTTTGGTGTGGGAAATTGGATGTTCAATCCTGCAGGTTCTGATTCTGGACACTCAAAATTAGCTGGTAATACTGGGACAAATGTTATGCCAGATATACCTGCAAAAACATCCAAGGAATGCAATAAGAAGGTTATTGACTCTAACACCAACAGTGCACCTGCTGCTAA GGCACAGGTTGTTGGTTGGCCTCCTATCAGATCTTATAGGAAGAATACTTTGACCACAACCTCAAAGAACAATGATGAGGTTGATGGTAAACCAGGACCTGGTGCTTTATTTGTCAAGGTCAGCATGGCTACTGCTCCTTATCTGAGAAAAGTGGATCTGAGAACATATTCCTCCTATCAAGAACTTTCCACTGGATTGGAGAAAATGTTCGGTTGTTTCACCATAG GACAATGTGGGTCCAATGGAACCCCAAGTAAGGAGATGCTGAATGAGAGTAAGTTGAAGGATCTTCTGCATGGACCAGATTATGTGCTGACATATGAGGACAAGGATGGTGATTGGATGCTTGTTGGAGATGTGCCATGGGA